Proteins encoded by one window of Podarcis muralis chromosome 11, rPodMur119.hap1.1, whole genome shotgun sequence:
- the LOC114606174 gene encoding leucyl-cystinyl aminopeptidase isoform X1: MEPFPSNDRIPLPRNMIENSMFEEEPDVVDLAKEPCLHPLEPDEVEYEPRSSRLLVRGLGDHEMDEDEEDYESSAKLLGMSFMNRSTGLRGNTVGYRQSSDGSCSAPSVRTTVICAVVLVIAVSVIMAIYLLPKCTFTKEGCHKQNHTMDDIYPLATNGKPFPWANFRLPSAVVPVHYDIVLQPNLTTMKFWGSVQITVKVLQVTWHIILHSSKLNITKVTLSSSGSSQPKQAELREYPLNDQIAIFAPEALLVGQQYNINMEYSSNLSESYSGFYRIAYNNDNRNSTKRWLAATQFEPLSARSAFPCFDEPAFKATFQVSVKRDDQHSALSNMPKKATKSLADGLVQDEFYPSVKMSTYLVAIIVGNLANRTKETNGIQVSVYSVPQKLNHTEYALDTAVELLKFYQKYFNITYPLQKLDLVALPDFEAGAMENWGLITFRETTLLHEDTTSSAMDKKRVTRVIAHELAHQWFGNLVTMEWWNDLWLNEGFATFMENFALKKVFPELYTDYSFPNLQFKTMEKDSMNSSHPISLAVQSSEEIEQMFDAVSYIKGASLLSMLKNYLHSDIFQASIQLYLHDHSYGSTQSDDLWDSMNQVINDTHVDIKKIMKTWTLQKGFPLVTVKREGKLIHLQQEPFVHNVESENQTVSASYLWSIPLSYTTSNDSLPYSSHNYLLQQKSDAVELPGETQWVKFNVDSNGFYIVQYAEKDWTALIDLLKTEPTALSSRDRANLIHNIFNLAGLGRVSLAKAFDLIEYLVKENSTSPIIQALDQMNRIFNLVEKRGMQTLSARILHKMLRLFKDKINQQKWTTDGTLSEQELKSSLLTFACTHNLEDCSTDATKLFNEWKDSNGTKSLPTDVMKIIFTAGAKTESGWNYLLSMYAYLVSEPEKLKILEALASADDVKKLIWLMQTSLEGSIIRSQDLPTVITTASQNLPGHLLAWDFVKENWDQLIRKFHRGSYTMQSIVIATTCQFSTQEHLLEVKTFFESKSEETAQLRFVREAIERIQLNIQWMEKNLETLEKLL; the protein is encoded by the exons ATGGAGCCTTTCCCCAGTAACG ATCGAATTCCATTACCTAGGAATATGATTGAAAACAGCATGTTTGAAGAAGAACCTGATGTGGTTGACCTGGCTAAAGAGCCCTGCTTGCATCCCTTGGAGCCTGACGAAGTGGAGTATGAGCCAAGGAGTTCTCGGCTCCTTGTCCGTGGTCTTGGAGATCACGAAATGGATGAGGATGAAGAGGACTATGAATCGTCAGCCAAACTTCTGGGAATGTCTTTTATGAATAGAAGCACAGGCCTGCGTGGTAACACAGTGGGCTACAGGCAGAGTTCAGATGGATCATGTTCTGCACCATCTGTAAGGACCACAGTGATTTGTGCTGTTGTTCTTGTGATTGCTGTCTCCGTAATAATGGCAATCTACCTTCTtcccaaatgtacctttaccaaAGAAGGCTGTCATAAGCAAAACCACACAATGGACGATATATATCCTTTGGCAACAAACGGAAAGCCCTTTCCATGGGCAAATTTCAGGCTACCAAGTGCTGTTGTGCCAGTACATTATGATATTGTCTTGCAGCCAAACTTAACCACTATGAAGTTTTGGGGTTCAGTCCAGATAACTGTGAAAGTCCTCCAGGTGACCTGGCATATCATTCTTCACAGCTCAAAACTTAACATTACCAAGGTAACTCTTTCTTCATCAGGCTCAAGCCAGCCAAAGCAAGCCGAGCTTCGGGAATATCCACTGAATGACCAGATTGCAATTTTTGCCCCCGAGGCTCTCCTTGTAGGACAACAATATAACATCAACATGGAGTATTCCTCTAATTTATCAGAAAGTTACTCTGGCTTTTACCGAATCGCTTATAACAATGACAACAGAAATTCAACAAAAAG GTGGCTTGCAGCAACCCAGTTTGAACCCTTGTCAGCAAGGTCAGCTTTTCCGTGCTTTGATGAACCAGCATTCAAAGCCACTTTCCAAGTCTCTGTCAAGAGAGATGATCAGCATTCTGCTTTGTCAAATATGCCAAAG AAAGCAACCAAATCTCTGGCAGATGGATTGGTTCAAGATGAGTTCTATCCAAGTGTGAAAATGAGCACTTACCTAGTAGCTATCATCGTTGGAAACTTGGCAAATCGCACTAAGGAAACAAATGGGATTCAG GTATCTGTCTATTCTGTGCCACAAAAGTTGAACCATACTGAATATGCCTTAGACACAGCAGTGGAGCTCCTCAAGTTTTATCAGAAGTATTTTAATATAACATACCCGCTTCAAAAATTAG ACTTGGTAGCTCTTCCTGATTTTGAGGCTGGAGCAATGGAAAACTGGGGTTTGATCACTTTTCGAGAGACAACACTCCTTCACGAGGACACGACATCGTCAGCCATGGATAAAAAGAGAGTAACAAGAGTGATTGCTCATGAGCTGGCACACCAG TGGTTTGGCAATCTGGTAACTATGGAATGGTGGAACGACCTGTGGCTGAATGAAGGATTTGCCACTTTTATGGAAAATTTTGCCTTGAAGAAAGTCTTCCCAGAATTATATACT GATTACTCTTTCCCAAATCTGCAATTCAAGACAATGGAGAAAGATTCCATGAATTCATCTCATCCCATCTCCCTTGCCGTCCAGTCGTCAGAGGAGATCGAGCAAATGTTTGATGCCGTCTCCTATATCAAG GGAGCTTCTCTCTTGTCAATGTTGAAAAACTATCTCCACAGTGATATCTTCCAAGCTAGTATTCAGTTATATCTGCATGACCACAGCTATGGGTCCACCCAAAGTGATGACTTGTGGGATAGCATGAATCAG GTGATAAATGACACCCATGTCGATATTAAAAAAATCATGAAGACCTGGACTCTCCAGAAAGGATTTCCTTTGGTGACTgtcaaaagagaaggcaaacTGATCCATCTGCAGCAGGAGCCATTTGTGCACAATGTGGAATCGGAAAATCAGACCGTATCTGCCag TTATTTGTGGAGCATTCCTCTTTCTTATACCACTAGCAATGACAGCTTACCCTACAGTTCTCACAATTATTTACTGCAGCAAAAGTCAG aTGCCGTTGAACTTCCAGGTGAAACGCAGTGGGTGAAATTCAATGTAGACTCAAATGGTTTCTATATTGTACAGTATGCGGAAAAGGACTGGACTGCTCTAATTGACCTGCTGAAGACGGAGCCCACTGCTCTGAGTTCCAGAGACAGGGCCAATTTGATCCACAACATTTTTAATTTGGCAGG ACTAGGAAGGGTGTCTTTGGCCAAAGCCTTTGACCTGATTGAGTACCTAGTGAAAGAAAACAGCACTTCTCCAATCATACAAGCGTTGGACCAAATGAACCGTATCTTCAACCTAGTTGAAAAAAGAGGAATGCAGACCCTTTCAGCGAGAATATTG CATAAGATGTTACGACTATTTAAAGACAAGATTAATCAACAGAAATGGACAACTGATGGGACCCTTTCAGAACAAGAGCTGAAGTCGAGTTTGCTGACCTTTGCCTGCACCCATAATTTGGAAGACTGCAGCACGGATGCTACCAAGCTATTTAATGAATGGAAAGATTCCAATGGCACAAAAAG CCTGCCAACAGATGTTATGAAGATCATATTCACAGCCGGAGCAAAAACTGAAAGTGGCTGGAACTATCTTTTAAGCATGTATGCTTATTTGGTGTCTGAACCAGAAAAGCTCAAAATCCTTGAAGCATTGGCCAGTGCAGATGATGTTAAAAAACTGATATG GTTAATGCAAACAAGTCTGGAAGGAAGCATCATCAGATCGCAGGATCTTCCAACTGTTATAACAACAGCCAGTCAGAATTTGCCTGGACACTTACTAGCATGGGATTTTGTTAAGGAGAACTGGGATCAGCTTATAAGGAA GTTTCACCGTGGATCATACACCATGCAAAGTATTGTGATTGCGACAACTTGTCAGTTCTCAACACAAGAACATCTGCTTGAG GTTAAGACATTCTTCGAATCCAAGTCGGAGGAGACTGCTCAGCTACGGTTTGTTCGAGAGGCCATTGAGAGGATTCAGCTGAATATCCAGTGGATGGAGAAGAACTTGGAGACGCTGGAAAAATTGCTATAG
- the LOC114606174 gene encoding leucyl-cystinyl aminopeptidase isoform X2, which translates to MIENSMFEEEPDVVDLAKEPCLHPLEPDEVEYEPRSSRLLVRGLGDHEMDEDEEDYESSAKLLGMSFMNRSTGLRGNTVGYRQSSDGSCSAPSVRTTVICAVVLVIAVSVIMAIYLLPKCTFTKEGCHKQNHTMDDIYPLATNGKPFPWANFRLPSAVVPVHYDIVLQPNLTTMKFWGSVQITVKVLQVTWHIILHSSKLNITKVTLSSSGSSQPKQAELREYPLNDQIAIFAPEALLVGQQYNINMEYSSNLSESYSGFYRIAYNNDNRNSTKRWLAATQFEPLSARSAFPCFDEPAFKATFQVSVKRDDQHSALSNMPKKATKSLADGLVQDEFYPSVKMSTYLVAIIVGNLANRTKETNGIQVSVYSVPQKLNHTEYALDTAVELLKFYQKYFNITYPLQKLDLVALPDFEAGAMENWGLITFRETTLLHEDTTSSAMDKKRVTRVIAHELAHQWFGNLVTMEWWNDLWLNEGFATFMENFALKKVFPELYTDYSFPNLQFKTMEKDSMNSSHPISLAVQSSEEIEQMFDAVSYIKGASLLSMLKNYLHSDIFQASIQLYLHDHSYGSTQSDDLWDSMNQVINDTHVDIKKIMKTWTLQKGFPLVTVKREGKLIHLQQEPFVHNVESENQTVSASYLWSIPLSYTTSNDSLPYSSHNYLLQQKSDAVELPGETQWVKFNVDSNGFYIVQYAEKDWTALIDLLKTEPTALSSRDRANLIHNIFNLAGLGRVSLAKAFDLIEYLVKENSTSPIIQALDQMNRIFNLVEKRGMQTLSARILHKMLRLFKDKINQQKWTTDGTLSEQELKSSLLTFACTHNLEDCSTDATKLFNEWKDSNGTKSLPTDVMKIIFTAGAKTESGWNYLLSMYAYLVSEPEKLKILEALASADDVKKLIWLMQTSLEGSIIRSQDLPTVITTASQNLPGHLLAWDFVKENWDQLIRKFHRGSYTMQSIVIATTCQFSTQEHLLEVKTFFESKSEETAQLRFVREAIERIQLNIQWMEKNLETLEKLL; encoded by the exons ATGATTGAAAACAGCATGTTTGAAGAAGAACCTGATGTGGTTGACCTGGCTAAAGAGCCCTGCTTGCATCCCTTGGAGCCTGACGAAGTGGAGTATGAGCCAAGGAGTTCTCGGCTCCTTGTCCGTGGTCTTGGAGATCACGAAATGGATGAGGATGAAGAGGACTATGAATCGTCAGCCAAACTTCTGGGAATGTCTTTTATGAATAGAAGCACAGGCCTGCGTGGTAACACAGTGGGCTACAGGCAGAGTTCAGATGGATCATGTTCTGCACCATCTGTAAGGACCACAGTGATTTGTGCTGTTGTTCTTGTGATTGCTGTCTCCGTAATAATGGCAATCTACCTTCTtcccaaatgtacctttaccaaAGAAGGCTGTCATAAGCAAAACCACACAATGGACGATATATATCCTTTGGCAACAAACGGAAAGCCCTTTCCATGGGCAAATTTCAGGCTACCAAGTGCTGTTGTGCCAGTACATTATGATATTGTCTTGCAGCCAAACTTAACCACTATGAAGTTTTGGGGTTCAGTCCAGATAACTGTGAAAGTCCTCCAGGTGACCTGGCATATCATTCTTCACAGCTCAAAACTTAACATTACCAAGGTAACTCTTTCTTCATCAGGCTCAAGCCAGCCAAAGCAAGCCGAGCTTCGGGAATATCCACTGAATGACCAGATTGCAATTTTTGCCCCCGAGGCTCTCCTTGTAGGACAACAATATAACATCAACATGGAGTATTCCTCTAATTTATCAGAAAGTTACTCTGGCTTTTACCGAATCGCTTATAACAATGACAACAGAAATTCAACAAAAAG GTGGCTTGCAGCAACCCAGTTTGAACCCTTGTCAGCAAGGTCAGCTTTTCCGTGCTTTGATGAACCAGCATTCAAAGCCACTTTCCAAGTCTCTGTCAAGAGAGATGATCAGCATTCTGCTTTGTCAAATATGCCAAAG AAAGCAACCAAATCTCTGGCAGATGGATTGGTTCAAGATGAGTTCTATCCAAGTGTGAAAATGAGCACTTACCTAGTAGCTATCATCGTTGGAAACTTGGCAAATCGCACTAAGGAAACAAATGGGATTCAG GTATCTGTCTATTCTGTGCCACAAAAGTTGAACCATACTGAATATGCCTTAGACACAGCAGTGGAGCTCCTCAAGTTTTATCAGAAGTATTTTAATATAACATACCCGCTTCAAAAATTAG ACTTGGTAGCTCTTCCTGATTTTGAGGCTGGAGCAATGGAAAACTGGGGTTTGATCACTTTTCGAGAGACAACACTCCTTCACGAGGACACGACATCGTCAGCCATGGATAAAAAGAGAGTAACAAGAGTGATTGCTCATGAGCTGGCACACCAG TGGTTTGGCAATCTGGTAACTATGGAATGGTGGAACGACCTGTGGCTGAATGAAGGATTTGCCACTTTTATGGAAAATTTTGCCTTGAAGAAAGTCTTCCCAGAATTATATACT GATTACTCTTTCCCAAATCTGCAATTCAAGACAATGGAGAAAGATTCCATGAATTCATCTCATCCCATCTCCCTTGCCGTCCAGTCGTCAGAGGAGATCGAGCAAATGTTTGATGCCGTCTCCTATATCAAG GGAGCTTCTCTCTTGTCAATGTTGAAAAACTATCTCCACAGTGATATCTTCCAAGCTAGTATTCAGTTATATCTGCATGACCACAGCTATGGGTCCACCCAAAGTGATGACTTGTGGGATAGCATGAATCAG GTGATAAATGACACCCATGTCGATATTAAAAAAATCATGAAGACCTGGACTCTCCAGAAAGGATTTCCTTTGGTGACTgtcaaaagagaaggcaaacTGATCCATCTGCAGCAGGAGCCATTTGTGCACAATGTGGAATCGGAAAATCAGACCGTATCTGCCag TTATTTGTGGAGCATTCCTCTTTCTTATACCACTAGCAATGACAGCTTACCCTACAGTTCTCACAATTATTTACTGCAGCAAAAGTCAG aTGCCGTTGAACTTCCAGGTGAAACGCAGTGGGTGAAATTCAATGTAGACTCAAATGGTTTCTATATTGTACAGTATGCGGAAAAGGACTGGACTGCTCTAATTGACCTGCTGAAGACGGAGCCCACTGCTCTGAGTTCCAGAGACAGGGCCAATTTGATCCACAACATTTTTAATTTGGCAGG ACTAGGAAGGGTGTCTTTGGCCAAAGCCTTTGACCTGATTGAGTACCTAGTGAAAGAAAACAGCACTTCTCCAATCATACAAGCGTTGGACCAAATGAACCGTATCTTCAACCTAGTTGAAAAAAGAGGAATGCAGACCCTTTCAGCGAGAATATTG CATAAGATGTTACGACTATTTAAAGACAAGATTAATCAACAGAAATGGACAACTGATGGGACCCTTTCAGAACAAGAGCTGAAGTCGAGTTTGCTGACCTTTGCCTGCACCCATAATTTGGAAGACTGCAGCACGGATGCTACCAAGCTATTTAATGAATGGAAAGATTCCAATGGCACAAAAAG CCTGCCAACAGATGTTATGAAGATCATATTCACAGCCGGAGCAAAAACTGAAAGTGGCTGGAACTATCTTTTAAGCATGTATGCTTATTTGGTGTCTGAACCAGAAAAGCTCAAAATCCTTGAAGCATTGGCCAGTGCAGATGATGTTAAAAAACTGATATG GTTAATGCAAACAAGTCTGGAAGGAAGCATCATCAGATCGCAGGATCTTCCAACTGTTATAACAACAGCCAGTCAGAATTTGCCTGGACACTTACTAGCATGGGATTTTGTTAAGGAGAACTGGGATCAGCTTATAAGGAA GTTTCACCGTGGATCATACACCATGCAAAGTATTGTGATTGCGACAACTTGTCAGTTCTCAACACAAGAACATCTGCTTGAG GTTAAGACATTCTTCGAATCCAAGTCGGAGGAGACTGCTCAGCTACGGTTTGTTCGAGAGGCCATTGAGAGGATTCAGCTGAATATCCAGTGGATGGAGAAGAACTTGGAGACGCTGGAAAAATTGCTATAG